The following is a genomic window from Gallus gallus isolate bGalGal1 chromosome 21, bGalGal1.mat.broiler.GRCg7b, whole genome shotgun sequence.
tgtgcagctgtgtggTTGCATTGTTCATACAAGTCTGGCCATGCCATTACAGTgatagaaaataattatatcCTGATGCTGGTCGTGCTGTTTTAGTAACTAATACTGGGGCTCAAAGCAGTCAGAATGCATTGAATTTGTAGGTGCCCGTGCTGTGACTACGTAATAGTAGGGTTAGTTTCATGGGAGAAGGTAGTTGTGTACAAGGGGGGTAATCAGAGATCTGAGTGCATCCCTTCTGGTGATGATAATGCCAAGATTGGCACAGAAGATGATAGGTAAATAGCCTGCCATTAATGTCACCGATACAAGCACAGTGCTACTGCATTCTGTTTTAAAGTCTGCTTTTCTATCCTAGGTTAAGAAGGATATTAAGACTGGTCACTCAaagggttttggttttgttcgTTTTACGGATTATGAAACCCAGGTGAAAGTCATGTCCCAGCGACACATGATAGATGGCAGATGGTGTGACTGTAAACTTCCCAATTCTAAGGTACTTGCATATTTATGACTACCTTTGTTTTACCTAACATTCACAACTATACTTCTTTAGCCACTGTGCAAAGTGAGCAGATGAACACGTTAATAAAAGCCCCGGCTGTGGTGTTTGGGTCTGAGTAGACAGGATAAAGAAAATGGAGTGGGTGAATGAGAAGTGTTGGGGCCATCACTAGTTATATCTGCACTTAACTTCCCAATATAAAGTTCAAAATAATGTGTTATTAACATCCAACAGAGTGTTGCTTATCTTGTCTGCTGCATGAACAGAACATAAACTATGGAATATCAGAATGAGTCTTTTCTGATCATGTGCATATGCAATTAAACGTACAGCACAGTGACATGTCCTGCACTGGCCTTTCACTGCCTGTAATTGACTTGACTGCCCTTATTTCCCTGTTCCCATCTGTACCAAGTTACAGACATGCTCTCTGAACAGAATTTTGGAAGTCTTAAGATTACAAATTCAAACTTCCTTATCTTCAGTCTTCTGAACAGCGGTCTTCATGTTAAAGTTTTCATTAATTATACTTCTCTCTTCAATTCTCTTCAGCAAAGTCCCGATGAGCCTTTGCGGAGCAGGAAAGTGTTTGTTGGGCGCTGCACTGAGGACATGACAGCAGATGAACTCCAGCAGTTCTTTGCTCAGTATGGAGAAGTGGTAGATGTCTTCATTCCTAAACCTTTCCgagcttttgcttttgttacGTTTGCAGATGATCAGGTACGTGTTAAAGTATTTTAACCTCATGTTTAGACAGCCTGTGTTTCAGTAGCTAGGTGATCCTTCAGGGTCCCTTCAACAGTGTTAGCCTGGCTCAGGTTAGGTTACTCAGATGCTGTTGTGCATACAGTTTTTATACTGCAGTTAGTTCTGTAGCAAACATGGAGATAGAACACTTCAAATATACGCATATGCTTCTTTTGCAGGTTAAATAAATATCTGCTTAGGATCACACGGGCTTATTTTGTCTTGTACTACTgaatgttcttttttaaaaaatacaacagcCTACATTTAACTAATCCCTTATTTTTTGTAGGTTGCCCAGTCTCTTTGTGGAGAGGACTTGATCATTAAAGGAATCAGCGTACATATATCCAATGCTGAACCTAAGCACAATAGCAATAGGCAGTTAGAGAGAGGTGGAAGATTTGGTGGTAATCCGGGAGGCTTTGGGAATCAGGGGGGGTTTGGCAACAGCAGAGGAGGTGGGGGAGGACTGGGTAACAACCAGGGCAGTAACATGGGCGGGGGCATGAACTTCGGAGCCTTTAGCATCAACCCTGCCATGATGGCAGCAGcgcaggcagccctgcagagcagctgggggaTGATGGGCATGCTGGCTAGCCAGCAGAACCAGTCAGGGCCATCGGGAAACAACCAGCCCCAAGGCAACATGCAGCGGGAACAGAATCAGGGCTTTAGCTCAGGAAATAACTCTTACGGCGGTTCCAACTCGGGAGCAGCGATAGGCTGGGGCTCAGCTTCCAACGCGGGTTCCAGCAGTGGGTTTAACGGAGGCTTTGGTTCAAGCATGGATTCCAAATCGTCAGGCTGGGGAATGTAGACGCAGTGGGCTCTCATACTGACTCTTTGGTGGGAAATCAAATTTTTCTAACGCGTGGTAAGTATACTGTAAATTACATATAAATTTTTTCCAAATCAGTTTGTTCAATGTGCGGTATATTCAGCAgtatttttgatgtttttcttttgtaaaaaacaaacaaacaaaaaaaaaaaggaagaggaagaaaggtaaAAGGAATTTTATAAGTTTTGTTACATAACTTGTTGGAATACTGAATGTTTGGAAGTGGACTGCTGTTTGCCTGATAGGTAAACTAACACTACAATCAATAGGAAAGGGTTCTCCTGTAGTACTTTACCCCTCGTTTCCTGGCTACCTGAATTCTTTGCATGTTCAAAATGGAAACCATTGGTCAGAAACAGCATTCTCTCcctcttgtttttaatttgatcCCACCATAAGAATCTCCAAGTGCCCCAACTGGAGAACGCAGTGTcgtttttctgttctgtttggttcttttgttgttgtttttcttttttaacactGTCTCCCCTCCATACTAAAGTACGATATGAAGGCTTCATTTAATCTCCGCAGTTCATCTCATTTCAAATGTGTATGGAAGAAGCACTTCATTGAAAGCAGTGCTGTAAATATTCTGCCTTAGGAATACTTCTGTCTACATGCTTTCTCATCCAAGAATACTTCATCACACTGCACATGCTGCGTCTTAGACGGTGGGTGTTCCATTTTTATCCGCTACTCTTTATTTCATGGAGTCGTATCAACGCTATGAACGCAAGGCTGTGAGATGGAACCAGAAGGCTGTTTGAACTTTTGAAACCTTGTGTGGGATTGATGGTGGTGCCGAGGCATGAGAGGGCTGGTATGAGCGAGAAAAAAGAGAGCGCATGCGGAGACCTGGTGGTGCATTAtgggattttattttacttggcGAGATGTCTCTCAATCCTGTGGCTTTGGTGAGAGAGTGTGCAGAGCGCAATGATAGCAAATAAAGTACGAGTGTTTATTGCATTCAAAGGACATCCATACGTGGAAGACTTTAAGTGGGTTTTATACCTAGTTAATCAATTAGCTGAATGTGTTTATGTGAAaagaatatttgtattttttttcccttatgtcAACTGCTGTGAATGCTGTAtggtgtgtgttgttttttttttctgttaatgatCTGTAAGTGTGGCAATGTGAATTGAAGATGGTGGGGTTTGCGATGAGACCATTGGGCTTGTGATGTGCTTTGCAGTAGCTCTTGCAGCGCATCACTGGTGAGCTC
Proteins encoded in this region:
- the TARDBP gene encoding TAR DNA-binding protein 43; this encodes MSEYIRVTEDENDEPIEIPSEDDGTVLLSTVTAQFPGACGLRYRNPVSQCMRGVRLVEGILHAPEAGWGNLVYVVNYPKDNKRKMDETDASSAVKVKRAVQKTSDLIVLGLPWKTTEQDLKEYFSTFGEVLMVQVKKDIKTGHSKGFGFVRFTDYETQVKVMSQRHMIDGRWCDCKLPNSKQSPDEPLRSRKVFVGRCTEDMTADELQQFFAQYGEVVDVFIPKPFRAFAFVTFADDQVAQSLCGEDLIIKGISVHISNAEPKHNSNRQLERGGRFGGNPGGFGNQGGFGNSRGGGGGLGNNQGSNMGGGMNFGAFSINPAMMAAAQAALQSSWGMMGMLASQQNQSGPSGNNQPQGNMQREQNQGFSSGNNSYGGSNSGAAIGWGSASNAGSSSGFNGGFGSSMDSKSSGWGM